In one Gammaproteobacteria bacterium genomic region, the following are encoded:
- a CDS encoding LysR family transcriptional regulator has product MKLRELEYLLAVAETGHFGQAAEKCFVSQPTLSAGIKKLEQELEIVLFERDNRSVTLTPAGVDVRSMAKSIMHKVDEINDYANYHKDPFAGQFKMAAIPTIAPYFFPLVMENLKQELPKLEWRLYEYQTENLLQALRDGDTDIGLLATRESHKHFVQVPLFSEDFVLVMAKGHALKGKRNLRSADLEHAKMLLLSEGHCLRDQALDVCTSKGIAASDDYKATSLETLRQMVVAGAGVTLLPQLALREAHQRTGLDLRIMPKPKPRRTVYLTWRRNFYRLPLIGKITECLQQRVEDLKL; this is encoded by the coding sequence ATGAAACTCCGAGAATTGGAATATTTACTGGCAGTTGCCGAAACCGGGCATTTCGGTCAGGCGGCGGAAAAATGCTTTGTTAGCCAGCCAACCTTAAGTGCCGGTATTAAAAAGCTTGAACAAGAACTCGAGATTGTGCTGTTCGAGCGAGACAACCGCTCGGTCACTCTGACCCCGGCCGGGGTGGATGTCAGGTCCATGGCAAAAAGCATTATGCACAAGGTGGACGAGATCAACGATTACGCCAACTATCATAAAGACCCGTTCGCCGGCCAATTTAAAATGGCCGCTATACCAACCATTGCCCCGTATTTTTTCCCGCTGGTCATGGAAAATCTGAAACAGGAGTTGCCTAAACTCGAGTGGCGTTTGTACGAATACCAGACTGAGAACCTGCTCCAGGCCTTGCGTGATGGCGACACTGATATCGGGTTGTTGGCAACCAGAGAATCACATAAACATTTTGTGCAAGTGCCATTGTTCAGTGAGGATTTTGTATTAGTTATGGCAAAGGGTCATGCTTTGAAAGGTAAGCGCAATTTACGCAGTGCGGATCTGGAGCATGCCAAAATGTTGCTTTTGTCAGAAGGGCATTGTTTACGAGATCAGGCGCTGGATGTGTGCACGAGTAAAGGCATCGCCGCCAGTGATGACTACAAGGCCACCAGTCTGGAAACCTTACGCCAGATGGTGGTGGCCGGAGCCGGGGTCACTTTATTGCCACAACTGGCCTTAAGAGAAGCGCATCAACGCACGGGTCTGGATCTACGCATCATGCCCAAACCCAAACCCAGGCGCACGGTATACCTGACCTGGCGAAGGAACTTCTACCGTTTGCCGCTGATCGGCAAGATCACGGAATGCTTGCAACAGCGCGTTGAAGATTTGAAGTTATAA